CAGAAGCGGGTACCGGATCCGCCGGCCATAATGACGGCGAATGAGGTTGTCAACTGTGGACTTTTGACTTAGTAGTTGTGACTTGGAGACCCTTTGCAAGACGTAGTTGTAATTAGCATCTCACCGGCCAGAGATACTGACATTTGTCCGGTTAAGTTCGCTCACGCTCTACTTCCAATAGACAATCTGCCATACCAGGCGCCAAGCAACAGAATCTGAAGTGACCCGGCGACCAGGCCCGGCAGCATGGCGGCAGAGACATAACTCCAATATGCCAGGTTATCGATCGCTCCCGTGAGTGCGATAGACAAGAGGAAGATCATCCGTCCGGCTACAAGCGCCAATGCCAACGCTGCAAACCGATTCCAACCCCGGGCAATCAATACACCGGTCAAGACACCATAGATAGCGAGTTCGACACTCATCGGAAGGATCTTCTGCAGTAGTGGATAGCCGGTAAGCAGGTGATTAGAAATCGGTGCAAGCCCTCCGGTCAGAAGTCCTCCCCGCCAACCGTATAGCAAGCCGGCTATGATGATTGGCCAGTGCATCGGCAGAATCCAGCGCACTGGTAGTCCTGACAAGTGCGCACCTGCCGGTAGTAGCACTGCGGCTGCGGTTAAACCTAATATAACACCCCAGCCTGCAAGTCCGGAGATTCGCAGTGGGTAGGTGGTCGTAGTTGAAGTGCCGGAACTCTGCAGCATATAGCCCATCC
The Calditrichota bacterium genome window above contains:
- a CDS encoding ECF transporter S component — its product is MGYMLQSSGTSTTTTYPLRISGLAGWGVILGLTAAAVLLPAGAHLSGLPVRWILPMHWPIIIAGLLYGWRGGLLTGGLAPISNHLLTGYPLLQKILPMSVELAIYGVLTGVLIARGWNRFAALALALVAGRMIFLLSIALTGAIDNLAYWSYVSAAMLPGLVAGSLQILLLGAWYGRLSIGSRA